DNA from Parvularcula marina:
CTCGACCTATGGTGAAGCTGGCGCGAACATCAACCTCGACATCGACCCGACCAGCCACCCGGCATGGACCGGCGGCCCGGCACGCATCACCGAAAAAGGCCGCGTGTCGAAGTTCAAATCG
Protein-coding regions in this window:
- the rpmE gene encoding 50S ribosomal protein L31, which gives rise to MKKDIHPDYHFITVTMTDGSTFQTRSTYGEAGANINLDIDPTSHPAWTGGPARITEKGRVSKFKSKFGNFGL